One genomic region from Epinephelus moara isolate mb chromosome 8, YSFRI_EMoa_1.0, whole genome shotgun sequence encodes:
- the ppic gene encoding peptidyl-prolyl cis-trans isomerase C has protein sequence MELRTILPALLFLSAACLQPVSGASSRTGPKVTEKVFFDITVAGHEVGRIVIGLFGEVVPLTVNNFVALATGEKGYGYKGTKFHRVIKDFMIQGGDFTAGDGTGGHSIYGTTFADENFKLKHLGAGWVSMANAGPDTNGSQFFILAARAPWLDGKHVVFGKVLDGMSVFHTIELQDTNDRNLPYTECVIVNSGKIPVKEPFIVEVEGW, from the exons ATGGAGCTCCGGACGATCCTCCCCGCTCTGCTCTTCCTCTCCGCCGCCTGTCTGCAGCCGGTGTCCGGCGCGTCTTCACGGACAGGACCGAAAGTCACGGAGAAG gtgtTTTTTGACATCACAGTGGCGGGTCACGAGGTGGGGCGCATCGTCATCGGCCTTTTTGGGGAGGTCGTCCCCCTCACTGTCAATAACTTTGTTGCCCTGGCAACCGGAGAG aaaGGTTACGGCTACAAAGGGACAAAGTTCCACAGAGTCATCAAGGACTTCATGATCCAGGGAGGAGACTTCACAGCTGGAGATGGAACTGGAG GTCACAGCATCTACGGAACGACTTTTGCAGATGAAAACTTCAAACTGAAGCATTTGGGAGCAGGCTgg GTGAGTATGGCAAACGCTGGTCCTGACACCAACGGCTCACAGTTCTTCATCCTGGCTGCCAGAGCGCCGTGGCTCGACGGGAAACACGTGGTTTTTGGGAAAGTCCTGGACGGGATG TCTGTGTTTCACACCATCGAGCTCCAGGACACCAACGACAGGAACCTGCCGTACACCGAGTGTGTGATCGTCAATAGCGGCAAGATCCCCGTCAAAGAGCCCTTCATCGTGGAGGTGGAGGGCTGGTAG